TGCGGGAGCGTGTGTACGCTCCCGCAGGGCGTATCGATGCGAGCTGCAGGAGCGGCTTCAGCCGCGACGGACGTTCCCGGGAATGCCCCTCGCGGCTTCAGCCGCGACGACGCGCTAATAAGAATCGACCGTGCTGCCTCAGCGCAACAAGTGCTGCGGCACGTCGATCTCGGTGGCCACCGCCAGGTGGTCGGAGAACGCCGCAGGCACCGCACGCTGTTCGTTGCAGCGTAGGCCGTCGCTGACCAGGATGTGGTCGATGGCGCGCTGCGGGCGCCAGCTCGGGAAGGTCGGCACCACGCAGCCCGGCGGTTGCAGCCGGGTGCGTTTGTAGAGCAACTGCATTTCCGGGCGGTCGGCGACGCAGTTGAAGTCGCCCATCAGCACCGCGTTGGGATGATCGGACAGCAACTCGGCGATGAAGGCCAACTGCGCAGCGCGCGAATTGGCGCCCAGCGACAAGTGCGCCACTGCCACCGCCAGGCCGTCGGCGCCGTTGCCGAACTTGGCCAGCAGCACGCCGCGCCCGCCGAGCCGGCCGGGCAGGGCGTGGTCCTGCACTTCCACCGGCTCCAGCCGGCTGAGCAGGCCGTTGGCG
This genomic stretch from Xanthomonas sacchari harbors:
- a CDS encoding endonuclease/exonuclease/phosphatase family protein yields the protein MTAPATRTLRVLTANIQAGSSTRRYSDYVTRSWSHALPAGRKRSSLDAIAQLASDHDIVGLQEADPGSLRSGFTNQTHYLAERAGFNYWSHQPNRRVGGVASSANGLLSRLEPVEVQDHALPGRLGGRGVLLAKFGNGADGLAVAVAHLSLGANSRAAQLAFIAELLSDHPNAVLMGDFNCVADRPEMQLLYKRTRLQPPGCVVPTFPSWRPQRAIDHILVSDGLRCNEQRAVPAAFSDHLAVATEIDVPQHLLR